One window of the Gambusia affinis linkage group LG13, SWU_Gaff_1.0, whole genome shotgun sequence genome contains the following:
- the ecd gene encoding protein ecdysoneless homolog isoform X1, which translates to MDALQRRSIPEDMVQYKLFLVQTDMTSQQTEERLKHLTEEMLAKVAQLLVQYIWQDQPFNLKYYPEKGDVPAHIGGSTQFGDNIEDEWFIVYLLLHLTEFFPELAARVEDNDGDFLLIEAADHLPKWLNPDTSENRVFIYRGELHILPCPSKSSSIGFSLDVVPSLAQALALLSAQSVACQASPKIRSALKKRLQGYPEKIKANLHQAHCFIPAGIASVLAQRPDLVAPAVSAFYLRDPVDLQACRSFRTFPPDTRVLASVTFTRCLYAQLQQQQFTPDRRSGFDLPPRSHPRYKAHELGMKLAHGFEILCSKSRPPSSEDDAPVNCSPQWKNFLESLKKNGYFRQGQLEGSVVYKELLRSAEIFFKQSVASKSSSISAGEEILQLLRSSPLNLVEFKKLESQLPPEDSDSWLEVTAQDLEQLLQERSGRVADVDSEGFSSAQQKRPVEEAAGKEDEEDTKEEEAGYSLVAVSQGMKDFLNTISSHEGAEAPWSLQTQPFSFDPGSMANALDKLLGGKEEELDSDDLDDDYEDEEEEEEEEEEEVVKATEEGSSGPAEMSTAETLDSLKSYMDQMDQELQSTNVGKSFSQTNYKACVNNDSSRSPTGDGLSTEEGGVDEAEEEIQPLDIDVNLVANLLESLSSQAGLAGPASNLLQSLGIHLPPNSDPS; encoded by the exons ATGGATGCCCTGCAGAGGAGGTCGATTCCAGAAGATATGGTTCAGTATAAACTCTTTCTGGTCCAGACGGACATGACCTCCCAGCAGACCGAAGAACGGCTCAAACACCTGACGGAGGAAATGTTGGCTAAGGTTGCCCAGCTTCTGGTCCAGTACATCTGGCAAGATCAACCATTCAACCTCAAATACTATCCCGAGAAAG GAGATGTTCCTGCTCACATTGGAGGCAGCACTCAGTTTGGAGACAACATTGAGGATGAGTGGTTTATTGTTTACCTCCTGCTGCATCTCACAGAGTTTTTCCCAGAACTTGCAGCCAG aGTTGAGGACAATGATGGGGATTTTCTTCTTATTGAAGCAGCGGATCATCTTCCCAAGTGGCTGAACCCAGACACAAGTGAAAACAGA GTCTTCATCTACAGGGGAGAGTTGCACATCCTTCCCTGCCCATCCAAGTCTAGTTCAATTGGTTTTTCTCTTGATGTGGTCCCCAGTTTGGCACAAGCTCTAGCGCTGCTTTCTGCTCAGTCAGTAGCTTGTCAGGCCAGCCCCAAAATCCGTTCAGCTCTAAAAAAAAGGCTACAAGG GTACCCAGAGAAGATTAAAGCTAATCTCCACCAGGCCCACTGCTTCATCCCTGCCGGCATTGCCTCTGTTCTGGCACAGCGTCCAGACTTGGTCGCCCCCGCGGTCTCGGCCTTCTACCTGCGGGATCCAGTGGACCTGCAGGCGTGTCGTAGCTTCAGGACGTTTCCTCCTGACACGAGAGTCCTCGCCTCG GTGACATTCACCCGCTGCTTGTAcgcccagctgcagcagcagcagttcacCCCAGATCGGAGGAGCGGCTTCGACCTGCCACCTCGCTCTCATCCGCGGTACAAGGCTCATGAACTTGGGATGAAACTG GCCCACGGCTTTGAGATCCTGTGCTCTAAGAGCAGGCCGCCGTCCTCAGAGGATGACGCTCCGGTGAACTGCAGCCCTCAGTGGAAAAACTTCTTGGAAAGTCTAAAAAAGAACGGCTACTTCCGA CAGGGCCAGCTGGAAGGTTCAGTGGTTTACAAAGAACTCTTAAGATCTGCAGAGATCTTCTTCAAACAGTCAGTTGCCTCAAAGTCAAG CTCCATTTCTGCAGGCGAGGAGATACTCCAGCTGCTTCGCAGCAGTCCGCTCAACCTGGTAGAGTTCAAGAAACTGGAGTCACAGCTCCCCCCGGAGGACA GCGACAGCTGGTTGGAAGTCACAGCTCAGGATTTAGAGCAGTTGCTGCAGGAGAGAAGCGGCAGGGTCGCTGATGTCGACAGTGAAGGCTTCAGCTCTGCCCAGCAGAAGCGGCCTGTCGAGGAGGCTGCAGGgaaggaggatgaggaggataCCAAAGAGGAAGAAGCAGGTTACAGTCTTGTAGCTGTCAGCCAAGGGATGAAGGACTTCCTCAATACCATCTCGTCTCATGAAGGGGCTGAAGCACCCTG gaGCCTTCAGACTCAGCCTTTCAGTTTTGACCCAGGCTCGATGGCCAACGCACTAGATAAGCTATTAG gagGCAAAGAAGAAGAGCTAGATTCAGATGATCTGGATGATGATtatgaggatgaggaggaggaggaggaggaggaggaagaagaggtgGTGAAAGCGACAGAGGAAGGTTCATCTGGTCCTGCAGAGATGAGCACAGCCGAAACTCTGGACAGTCTCAAAAGTTACATGGACCAAATGGATCAGGAGCTGCAGAGCACTAATGTTGGGAAAAGCTTCAGTCAAACG AACTACAAGGCCTGCGTGAACAACGACTCGTCTCGTTCCCCGACGGGAGACGGGCTTTCGACAGAGGAGGGAGGAGTCGACGAGGCTGAGGAGGAGATCCAGCCTTTAGACATCGATGTCAACTTGGTCGCGAATCTCCTGGAGTCTCTGAGCAGCCAGGCTGGACTGGCTGGACCTGCTTCTAACCTGCTGCAGAGCCTGGGAATTCACCTACCACCCAACTCGGATCCCTCATAG
- the ecd gene encoding protein ecdysoneless homolog isoform X2 — MDALQRRSIPEDMVQYKLFLVQTDMTSQQTEERLKHLTEEMLAKVAQLLVQYIWQDQPFNLKYYPEKGDVPAHIGGSTQFGDNIEDEWFIVYLLLHLTEFFPELAARVEDNDGDFLLIEAADHLPKWLNPDTSENRVFIYRGELHILPCPSKSSSIGFSLDVVPSLAQALALLSAQSVACQASPKIRSALKKRLQGYPEKIKANLHQAHCFIPAGIASVLAQRPDLVAPAVSAFYLRDPVDLQACRSFRTFPPDTRVLASVTFTRCLYAQLQQQQFTPDRRSGFDLPPRSHPRYKAHELGMKLAHGFEILCSKSRPPSSEDDAPVNCSPQWKNFLESLKKNGYFRGQLEGSVVYKELLRSAEIFFKQSVASKSSSISAGEEILQLLRSSPLNLVEFKKLESQLPPEDSDSWLEVTAQDLEQLLQERSGRVADVDSEGFSSAQQKRPVEEAAGKEDEEDTKEEEAGYSLVAVSQGMKDFLNTISSHEGAEAPWSLQTQPFSFDPGSMANALDKLLGGKEEELDSDDLDDDYEDEEEEEEEEEEEVVKATEEGSSGPAEMSTAETLDSLKSYMDQMDQELQSTNVGKSFSQTNYKACVNNDSSRSPTGDGLSTEEGGVDEAEEEIQPLDIDVNLVANLLESLSSQAGLAGPASNLLQSLGIHLPPNSDPS, encoded by the exons ATGGATGCCCTGCAGAGGAGGTCGATTCCAGAAGATATGGTTCAGTATAAACTCTTTCTGGTCCAGACGGACATGACCTCCCAGCAGACCGAAGAACGGCTCAAACACCTGACGGAGGAAATGTTGGCTAAGGTTGCCCAGCTTCTGGTCCAGTACATCTGGCAAGATCAACCATTCAACCTCAAATACTATCCCGAGAAAG GAGATGTTCCTGCTCACATTGGAGGCAGCACTCAGTTTGGAGACAACATTGAGGATGAGTGGTTTATTGTTTACCTCCTGCTGCATCTCACAGAGTTTTTCCCAGAACTTGCAGCCAG aGTTGAGGACAATGATGGGGATTTTCTTCTTATTGAAGCAGCGGATCATCTTCCCAAGTGGCTGAACCCAGACACAAGTGAAAACAGA GTCTTCATCTACAGGGGAGAGTTGCACATCCTTCCCTGCCCATCCAAGTCTAGTTCAATTGGTTTTTCTCTTGATGTGGTCCCCAGTTTGGCACAAGCTCTAGCGCTGCTTTCTGCTCAGTCAGTAGCTTGTCAGGCCAGCCCCAAAATCCGTTCAGCTCTAAAAAAAAGGCTACAAGG GTACCCAGAGAAGATTAAAGCTAATCTCCACCAGGCCCACTGCTTCATCCCTGCCGGCATTGCCTCTGTTCTGGCACAGCGTCCAGACTTGGTCGCCCCCGCGGTCTCGGCCTTCTACCTGCGGGATCCAGTGGACCTGCAGGCGTGTCGTAGCTTCAGGACGTTTCCTCCTGACACGAGAGTCCTCGCCTCG GTGACATTCACCCGCTGCTTGTAcgcccagctgcagcagcagcagttcacCCCAGATCGGAGGAGCGGCTTCGACCTGCCACCTCGCTCTCATCCGCGGTACAAGGCTCATGAACTTGGGATGAAACTG GCCCACGGCTTTGAGATCCTGTGCTCTAAGAGCAGGCCGCCGTCCTCAGAGGATGACGCTCCGGTGAACTGCAGCCCTCAGTGGAAAAACTTCTTGGAAAGTCTAAAAAAGAACGGCTACTTCCGA GGCCAGCTGGAAGGTTCAGTGGTTTACAAAGAACTCTTAAGATCTGCAGAGATCTTCTTCAAACAGTCAGTTGCCTCAAAGTCAAG CTCCATTTCTGCAGGCGAGGAGATACTCCAGCTGCTTCGCAGCAGTCCGCTCAACCTGGTAGAGTTCAAGAAACTGGAGTCACAGCTCCCCCCGGAGGACA GCGACAGCTGGTTGGAAGTCACAGCTCAGGATTTAGAGCAGTTGCTGCAGGAGAGAAGCGGCAGGGTCGCTGATGTCGACAGTGAAGGCTTCAGCTCTGCCCAGCAGAAGCGGCCTGTCGAGGAGGCTGCAGGgaaggaggatgaggaggataCCAAAGAGGAAGAAGCAGGTTACAGTCTTGTAGCTGTCAGCCAAGGGATGAAGGACTTCCTCAATACCATCTCGTCTCATGAAGGGGCTGAAGCACCCTG gaGCCTTCAGACTCAGCCTTTCAGTTTTGACCCAGGCTCGATGGCCAACGCACTAGATAAGCTATTAG gagGCAAAGAAGAAGAGCTAGATTCAGATGATCTGGATGATGATtatgaggatgaggaggaggaggaggaggaggaggaagaagaggtgGTGAAAGCGACAGAGGAAGGTTCATCTGGTCCTGCAGAGATGAGCACAGCCGAAACTCTGGACAGTCTCAAAAGTTACATGGACCAAATGGATCAGGAGCTGCAGAGCACTAATGTTGGGAAAAGCTTCAGTCAAACG AACTACAAGGCCTGCGTGAACAACGACTCGTCTCGTTCCCCGACGGGAGACGGGCTTTCGACAGAGGAGGGAGGAGTCGACGAGGCTGAGGAGGAGATCCAGCCTTTAGACATCGATGTCAACTTGGTCGCGAATCTCCTGGAGTCTCTGAGCAGCCAGGCTGGACTGGCTGGACCTGCTTCTAACCTGCTGCAGAGCCTGGGAATTCACCTACCACCCAACTCGGATCCCTCATAG